The following proteins are encoded in a genomic region of Streptomyces sp. SLBN-31:
- a CDS encoding PA14 domain-containing protein: MHARRLRDRLALLLAAVLGAVGLVAAPTATAAAAEDPVEVHGLKGEYYTQSAPGAFDFHELKATGFDPNLDFDNLEPRLAFTTGRSDDVSVRWTGKIVPEKTGPHTFSITGDNGFRLWIDGALVVDHWVDDWDREQTSQPVELTAGRAYDIKLEYFEHYGGSNLHVRWTEPGSVKEAVPQSAFRLPDGWDYDGAVAATVTGTGRTLRLDFAQRLAAPPAGLTDHLTAVIGGAKWPLGKAQLDPADPRSLLVALEQPVVGNKTGTASGTADVRYDGDGGLTDPDGNVVKAFWSSGPNRSAYELRTKWADRVGPGNAHPEYPRPQLTRTDWRNLNGRWQFAAASAGERPPVGRNLAERILVPYPVESQLSGLERHEDRMWYRRTFTVPAGWRIGSGKRLMLNFGAVDWRAEVYVNGVKVTEHQGGYDKFGADVTDALKPGRTQELIVGVYDPTDAASGENPPLGKQRLDPSGIWYTPTSGIWQTVWMEPVARDHVDALKLTPDVANGRLTVEAQGVRDGVPVTATAYAGHRKVATARGRTGGPLTLTVHDPHLWSPDDPFLYDLKVTVGTDRVGSYFGMRSISVEKVNGVPRTLLNGKPVFMMATLDQGFWPDGLYTAPTDEALAYDLKAHKRLGFNAVRKHIKVEPDRWFYWADRLGLLVWQDMPAMTAGVDPSPAARAEFEREMKQVIDEHVSSPSVVMWVTFNEGWGQYDMARVADQAKDWDPTRLVNSMSGLNLGADGGTGDIMDEHGYPSPALPPNPDGRRALVSGEYGGLGLAVPGHAWSVQQSYVDVDPAAYTDDYLAKLAEVRALACRGSNGAVYTQISDVEGELNGLLTYDRRVLKPDAQRVRAAQQALIRDASQPNPAGCAAD, encoded by the coding sequence GTGCACGCCAGACGCCTCAGAGACAGGCTCGCGTTACTGCTCGCCGCGGTACTCGGCGCGGTCGGCCTCGTCGCCGCCCCCACCGCCACCGCCGCCGCCGCCGAGGACCCGGTCGAGGTCCACGGTCTGAAGGGCGAGTACTACACCCAGTCCGCCCCCGGCGCCTTCGACTTCCACGAGCTCAAGGCCACCGGCTTCGATCCGAACCTCGACTTCGACAACCTCGAACCACGCCTCGCCTTCACCACCGGTCGGTCCGACGACGTGAGCGTCCGCTGGACCGGAAAGATCGTCCCGGAGAAGACCGGACCGCACACCTTCTCGATCACCGGCGACAACGGCTTCCGCCTCTGGATCGACGGCGCTCTCGTCGTCGACCACTGGGTCGACGACTGGGACCGCGAACAGACCTCGCAGCCCGTCGAGTTGACCGCAGGCAGGGCCTACGACATCAAGCTCGAGTACTTCGAGCACTACGGCGGCTCCAACCTCCACGTGCGCTGGACCGAGCCCGGCAGTGTGAAGGAGGCCGTCCCGCAGTCGGCGTTCCGGCTGCCCGACGGCTGGGACTACGACGGCGCCGTGGCGGCCACCGTCACCGGCACCGGCCGCACCCTCCGGCTGGACTTCGCCCAGCGCCTCGCCGCGCCCCCGGCCGGCCTCACCGACCACCTGACAGCGGTGATCGGCGGTGCCAAGTGGCCTTTGGGGAAAGCGCAGTTGGATCCGGCCGACCCCCGGTCCCTGCTGGTCGCGCTGGAGCAGCCCGTCGTCGGCAACAAGACCGGCACCGCCAGCGGTACCGCGGACGTCCGCTACGACGGCGACGGCGGCCTCACCGACCCCGACGGCAACGTTGTCAAGGCGTTCTGGAGCAGCGGCCCAAACCGCTCGGCGTACGAGCTGCGCACGAAGTGGGCCGACCGGGTCGGCCCCGGCAACGCCCACCCCGAGTACCCGCGTCCTCAGCTGACCCGCACCGACTGGCGCAACCTGAACGGCCGGTGGCAGTTCGCCGCGGCGTCGGCGGGCGAGCGGCCGCCGGTCGGCAGGAACCTCGCCGAGCGGATCCTCGTCCCCTACCCCGTCGAGTCCCAGCTCTCCGGCCTCGAACGGCACGAGGACCGCATGTGGTACCGGCGCACCTTCACCGTGCCGGCCGGCTGGAGGATCGGCTCGGGCAAGCGGCTGATGCTCAACTTCGGTGCCGTCGACTGGCGCGCCGAGGTGTACGTCAACGGCGTCAAGGTGACCGAACACCAGGGCGGCTACGACAAGTTCGGCGCCGACGTCACCGACGCGCTGAAGCCCGGCCGCACCCAGGAGCTCATCGTCGGCGTCTACGACCCGACCGACGCGGCCTCCGGCGAGAACCCGCCGCTCGGCAAGCAGCGCCTGGATCCGAGCGGCATCTGGTACACGCCCACCTCGGGCATCTGGCAGACGGTGTGGATGGAGCCCGTCGCGCGCGACCACGTGGACGCGCTGAAGCTCACCCCGGACGTCGCGAACGGCCGGCTCACCGTCGAGGCGCAGGGGGTCCGCGACGGCGTACCCGTCACGGCGACCGCGTACGCCGGACACCGCAAGGTCGCCACGGCCCGCGGCCGCACCGGAGGCCCGCTCACCCTGACCGTCCACGACCCGCACCTGTGGTCCCCCGACGACCCCTTCCTGTACGACCTGAAGGTCACCGTCGGCACCGACCGCGTCGGCAGCTACTTCGGGATGCGCTCGATCTCCGTCGAGAAGGTGAACGGCGTCCCGCGCACCCTCCTCAACGGCAAGCCCGTCTTCATGATGGCCACCCTCGACCAGGGCTTCTGGCCCGACGGCCTCTACACCGCCCCGACCGATGAGGCGCTCGCGTACGACCTGAAGGCGCACAAGCGGCTCGGCTTCAACGCCGTGCGCAAGCACATCAAGGTCGAGCCCGACCGCTGGTTCTACTGGGCCGACCGCCTCGGCCTGCTGGTGTGGCAGGACATGCCCGCGATGACCGCCGGTGTCGATCCGAGCCCGGCCGCCCGCGCCGAGTTCGAGCGCGAGATGAAACAGGTGATCGACGAGCACGTCAGCAGCCCGTCGGTCGTCATGTGGGTCACCTTCAACGAGGGCTGGGGCCAGTACGACATGGCCCGCGTCGCCGACCAGGCCAAGGACTGGGACCCCACCCGCCTGGTCAACTCCATGTCCGGGCTCAACCTCGGGGCCGACGGCGGCACCGGCGACATCATGGACGAGCACGGCTATCCCAGCCCCGCCCTGCCACCCAACCCCGACGGCCGGCGCGCCCTGGTCAGCGGCGAGTACGGCGGCCTGGGCCTCGCGGTGCCCGGACACGCCTGGTCGGTTCAGCAGTCGTACGTCGACGTCGACCCGGCGGCCTACACCGACGACTACCTGGCGAAGCTCGCCGAGGTGCGTGCCCTTGCCTGCCGGGGGAGCAACGGAGCCGTCTACACGCAGATCTCCGACGTCGAGGGCGAGCTGAACGGTCTGCTCACCTACGACCGCCGGGTGCTCAAGCCGGACGCCCAGCGCGTGCGGGCCGCCCAGCAGGCGCTGATCCGCGACGCGTCGCAGCCGAACCCCGCGGGTTGCGCGGCTGACTGA
- a CDS encoding GH92 family glycosyl hydrolase, with amino-acid sequence MRWTRRLRLCTAGVVAASALLAAPAARAAEPRDARLTDLVNPFIGTENEGNTFPGAAVPFGMVQLSPDTGHNTGYDYSWAHIRGFSLVHLSGVGCGIGGDLPVLPTTGEVTQTDYAKYAAGFSHDHEAASPGYYRVGLDTGIDAELTATARTGVQRYTFPATDKANVLLNAGQSLHKKGASKVEILDDHTVRTAITGSGFCQGTRPYTVYTVTRFDRPFTAYGTWDGGTVTAGSTTGADGAYVRFDTTKDRTVEATTALSYVDAAGAAGNLRAEGGRSFDAVREAARRSWENRLAKVRVRGGDETLRRTFYSSLYRSFLAPNVGSDADRRYRGWDQEVHRAEGFTYYQNWSLWDTYRTQSQLLSLLAPREARDMAISVVKVSEDGGWLPKWGYGTVETNIMTGDPVTPFLTNAYQQGLLAGYEERAYRALRKNADGVPPADSPSLGREANQEYIANGFAPYVKDRPKAKPGDSDYHQGASATLEYALADAVLAEMARDLGHDADAARYAARAQNYRTIFDPSTGFFRARDASGAFTGPADPAQSVGFHEGTSWQYQWLVPQDLPGMVDLIGGAQAADERLDSFFAYDQLLKDPAKTAREVWVNGPYDYYNADKYNPQNEPDLIAPYTYLSTGRPWKTTDVVHAALTLFTDGPTGMTGNDDLGTMSAWMVLSSIGIFPVQPGYDTWGLSTPVFDRVDLTLDRRYYPRGALSITAPGTSATDRYTQSVRTDGKPHDSAYLTTGDLRSMRRLSFTVGPRPSEWGTSPQAAPPALK; translated from the coding sequence ATGAGATGGACCCGGCGCCTGCGCCTGTGCACGGCGGGGGTGGTGGCAGCGTCCGCGCTGCTCGCCGCCCCCGCCGCCCGGGCCGCCGAGCCGAGGGACGCCAGGCTCACCGACCTGGTGAACCCGTTCATCGGCACCGAGAACGAAGGCAACACCTTTCCCGGCGCCGCCGTGCCCTTCGGCATGGTGCAACTCTCGCCGGACACCGGGCACAACACCGGCTACGACTACTCCTGGGCCCACATCCGGGGCTTCTCCCTGGTCCACCTGTCAGGCGTCGGCTGCGGCATCGGCGGCGACCTGCCCGTCCTGCCGACCACGGGCGAGGTCACGCAGACGGACTACGCCAAGTACGCCGCCGGCTTCAGCCACGATCACGAGGCGGCGAGCCCCGGCTACTACCGGGTCGGTCTGGACACCGGCATCGACGCGGAACTGACCGCGACCGCGCGCACCGGAGTGCAGCGCTACACCTTCCCCGCCACCGACAAGGCCAACGTCCTGCTGAACGCGGGCCAGTCGCTGCACAAGAAGGGCGCGAGCAAGGTCGAGATCCTCGACGACCACACGGTGCGCACCGCCATCACCGGCAGCGGCTTCTGCCAGGGCACCCGGCCCTACACCGTGTACACCGTCACCCGCTTCGACCGCCCCTTCACCGCCTACGGCACCTGGGACGGCGGCACGGTCACGGCCGGTTCGACCACCGGGGCGGACGGCGCCTACGTCCGCTTCGACACCACCAAGGACCGCACCGTCGAGGCCACCACGGCCCTGTCGTACGTCGACGCGGCCGGCGCGGCGGGCAACCTCCGCGCCGAGGGCGGGCGTTCCTTCGACGCCGTGCGCGAGGCGGCCCGGCGGTCGTGGGAGAACCGGCTGGCGAAGGTGCGGGTGCGGGGCGGCGACGAGACGCTGCGCCGCACCTTCTACTCCTCGCTGTACCGGTCCTTCCTGGCGCCCAACGTCGGCAGCGACGCCGACCGCCGCTACCGGGGCTGGGACCAAGAGGTCCACCGCGCGGAGGGGTTCACGTACTACCAGAACTGGTCGCTGTGGGACACCTACCGCACCCAGTCCCAGCTGCTGTCGCTGCTCGCGCCACGCGAGGCAAGGGACATGGCGATCTCGGTCGTCAAGGTCTCCGAGGACGGCGGCTGGCTGCCCAAGTGGGGCTACGGCACGGTCGAGACGAACATCATGACCGGCGACCCGGTCACCCCGTTCCTGACCAACGCCTACCAGCAGGGGCTGCTCGCCGGGTACGAGGAGCGGGCCTACCGGGCGCTGAGGAAGAACGCCGACGGGGTGCCGCCCGCGGACTCGCCGTCGCTGGGCAGGGAGGCCAACCAGGAGTACATCGCGAACGGCTTCGCCCCGTACGTCAAGGACCGCCCGAAGGCGAAGCCCGGTGACTCGGACTACCACCAGGGCGCCTCGGCCACGCTGGAGTACGCCCTCGCGGACGCGGTGCTCGCCGAGATGGCGCGCGACCTCGGGCACGACGCCGACGCGGCGCGCTACGCGGCCCGCGCCCAGAACTACCGCACCATCTTCGACCCCTCGACCGGCTTCTTCCGCGCCCGGGACGCCTCCGGCGCCTTCACCGGCCCCGCCGACCCGGCGCAGAGCGTGGGCTTCCACGAGGGCACGTCCTGGCAGTACCAGTGGCTGGTGCCGCAGGACCTGCCCGGCATGGTGGACCTGATCGGTGGCGCCCAGGCGGCCGACGAACGCCTCGACTCCTTCTTCGCCTACGACCAGCTGCTGAAGGACCCGGCGAAGACGGCGCGCGAGGTATGGGTCAACGGCCCGTACGACTACTACAACGCCGACAAGTACAACCCGCAGAACGAACCCGATCTCATCGCCCCGTACACCTACCTCTCGACCGGCCGGCCCTGGAAGACCACCGACGTCGTGCACGCGGCGCTGACCCTGTTCACGGACGGCCCGACCGGCATGACCGGAAACGACGACCTCGGCACCATGTCCGCCTGGATGGTCCTGTCGTCGATCGGGATCTTCCCGGTCCAGCCCGGTTACGACACCTGGGGTCTGTCCACGCCGGTCTTCGACCGCGTCGACCTGACCCTGGACCGCCGCTACTACCCGCGCGGCGCCCTGAGCATCACCGCTCCCGGCACCTCCGCCACCGACCGCTACACCCAGTCGGTGCGCACGGACGGAAAGCCGCACGACAGCGCGTACCTGACCACCGGCGATCTGCGCTCGATGCGCAGGCTCTCCTTCACGGTCGGCCCGCGCCCGTCCGAGTGGGGTACGTCACCCCAGGCGGCGCCGCCCGCCCTGAAGTGA
- a CDS encoding wax ester/triacylglycerol synthase family O-acyltransferase, translated as MTSDLLAPLDLAFWNIESAEHPMHLGALGVFSAHSPTAGAHAADLLAARAAAVPRLRMRIRDVWQPLSFRPLAFGGATREPDPDFDPLHHVRLHAPTADFHAAAGRLMERPLERGRPPWEAHVLPGEDGVSFAVLFKFHHALADGLRALTLAAAVLDPMDLPERRPRAAEPKGGGLLPDVRRLPDLVRGAVSDVGRALDIGASVALSSLAARSSSAFTSEATGTRRTAGVVVDLDDVHRIRKSEGGTVNDVLIAVVAGALRRWLDERGDGSEGVAPRALIPVSRRRPRTATPQGNRLSGYLIRLPVDDPDPLGRLATVRTAMDRNKNAGPNRGAGAVALLADHVPPLAHRLGGPLVSQAARLWFDILVTSVPLPSFGLKLGGNPVTEVYPLAPLARGQALAVAVSTYRGQVHYGLVADAEAVPDLDRLAAALTAEVETLITACGS; from the coding sequence TTGACATCTGACCTGCTCGCTCCTCTCGACCTGGCGTTCTGGAACATCGAGTCCGCCGAGCACCCCATGCACCTGGGCGCCCTCGGTGTCTTCTCGGCCCACTCGCCCACCGCCGGCGCCCACGCGGCCGACCTGCTCGCGGCCCGCGCCGCCGCGGTGCCCCGGCTGCGCATGCGGATCCGGGACGTGTGGCAGCCGCTGTCCTTCCGGCCACTGGCCTTCGGCGGTGCCACCCGCGAGCCGGACCCCGACTTCGACCCGCTCCACCACGTCAGGCTGCACGCCCCCACCGCCGACTTCCACGCGGCCGCGGGCCGGCTCATGGAGCGCCCGCTGGAGCGCGGCAGGCCACCGTGGGAGGCACACGTGCTGCCCGGCGAGGACGGCGTGTCCTTCGCCGTGCTGTTCAAGTTCCACCACGCCCTGGCCGACGGGCTGCGCGCACTGACCCTCGCCGCCGCCGTGCTGGACCCCATGGACCTGCCCGAGCGCAGGCCGCGGGCCGCGGAGCCCAAGGGCGGCGGCCTGCTGCCCGACGTGCGCCGGCTTCCGGACCTGGTCAGGGGCGCGGTGTCCGACGTGGGCCGGGCCCTGGACATCGGCGCCTCCGTGGCCCTGTCCAGCCTCGCCGCGCGCTCGTCGTCGGCGTTCACCTCCGAGGCCACCGGCACCCGCCGCACCGCGGGCGTCGTCGTCGACCTCGACGACGTGCACCGCATCCGCAAGTCCGAGGGCGGCACCGTCAACGACGTCCTGATCGCGGTCGTCGCCGGCGCACTGCGCCGCTGGCTGGACGAGCGCGGCGACGGCAGCGAGGGCGTGGCGCCGCGCGCCCTGATCCCGGTCTCCAGGCGCCGCCCGCGCACCGCCACCCCCCAGGGCAACCGCCTCTCCGGCTACCTGATACGGCTTCCGGTCGACGACCCCGACCCGCTCGGCCGCCTCGCCACGGTCCGTACCGCCATGGACCGCAACAAGAACGCCGGCCCCAACCGGGGCGCGGGCGCCGTCGCCCTGCTCGCCGACCACGTGCCCCCGCTCGCCCACCGGCTCGGCGGCCCGCTGGTCAGCCAGGCGGCCCGGCTCTGGTTCGACATCCTGGTCACCAGCGTGCCCCTGCCCAGCTTCGGCCTGAAGCTCGGCGGCAACCCGGTCACCGAGGTCTACCCGCTGGCCCCGCTGGCCCGCGGCCAGGCCCTCGCGGTCGCCGTCTCCACCTACCGCGGCCAGGTCCACTACGGCCTCGTCGCCGACGCGGAGGCCGTACCGGACCTGGACCGTCTGGCCGCGGCCCTGACGGCGGAGGTGGAGACACTCATCACTGCCTGCGGGTCCTGA
- a CDS encoding SDR family NAD(P)-dependent oxidoreductase — protein sequence MTVTEEGPATTDEVVYGPGIDPERLAVCLSVLEELDKLEVDHPDAIAVRRATAGVYRTVKQRRRQERRAAKTAHDKAVTEATATGSAQRIDDETEGLLPSSRTEEGRVAGILQRPRSCYTCKTRYVEVDYFYHQLCPECAHLNRDKRDARADLTGKRALLTGGRAKIGMYIALRLLRDGAHTTITTRFPKDAIRRFKAMDDSAQWMHRLEVVGIDLRDPAQAVALAEQVAEAGPLDILVNNATQTVRRLPSAYAALVEGESAPLPAGELPAHHVIGAFNSGAVDGLAALPLGTSGLDAQQVADLALVAGNASVARHLDGTAIDAGGLVPDVVDSNTWVQTIEQISPVELLETQLCNYTAPFILISRLRPTMAEAARKASSGRAYVVNVSAMEGVFGRGYKGAGHPNTNAAKAAMNMVTRTSAQEMFQTDGILMTSVDTGWITDERPHFDKLRLAEEGFHAPLDLVDGAARVYDPIVRGEQGEDLYGVFLKDYAPGKW from the coding sequence ATGACGGTGACAGAGGAAGGTCCGGCGACCACGGACGAGGTCGTGTACGGGCCCGGCATCGACCCGGAGCGGCTCGCCGTCTGCCTGAGCGTGCTGGAGGAACTCGACAAGCTGGAGGTCGACCACCCGGACGCGATCGCCGTGCGCCGCGCCACCGCCGGCGTGTACCGGACGGTCAAGCAGCGCCGCCGCCAGGAGCGCCGGGCCGCCAAGACCGCCCACGACAAGGCGGTCACCGAGGCCACGGCGACCGGCTCCGCCCAGCGCATCGACGACGAGACCGAGGGCCTGCTGCCGTCCTCGCGGACCGAGGAGGGCCGGGTCGCGGGGATACTCCAGCGCCCGCGCTCCTGCTACACCTGCAAGACCCGGTACGTGGAAGTCGACTACTTCTACCACCAGCTCTGTCCCGAGTGCGCTCACCTGAACCGCGACAAGCGCGACGCCCGCGCCGACCTCACCGGCAAGCGCGCCCTGCTCACCGGCGGCCGCGCCAAGATCGGCATGTACATCGCGCTCAGGCTGCTGCGCGACGGCGCCCACACCACGATCACCACGCGCTTCCCCAAGGACGCCATCCGCCGCTTCAAGGCGATGGACGACTCCGCCCAGTGGATGCACCGGCTGGAGGTCGTCGGCATCGACCTGCGCGACCCGGCGCAGGCCGTCGCGCTCGCCGAGCAGGTCGCCGAGGCGGGCCCGCTGGACATCCTCGTCAACAACGCCACGCAGACCGTACGCCGCCTGCCCTCCGCCTACGCCGCCCTGGTCGAGGGGGAGAGCGCCCCGCTGCCCGCCGGCGAGCTGCCCGCCCACCACGTCATCGGCGCCTTCAACTCCGGAGCGGTCGACGGCCTGGCCGCGCTGCCGCTCGGCACCAGCGGCCTCGACGCCCAGCAGGTCGCCGACCTCGCCCTGGTCGCGGGCAACGCCAGCGTCGCCCGGCACCTGGACGGCACCGCCATCGACGCCGGCGGCCTGGTCCCCGACGTCGTCGACAGCAACACCTGGGTGCAGACCATCGAGCAGATCTCGCCGGTGGAGCTGCTGGAGACCCAGCTGTGCAACTACACCGCACCGTTCATCCTGATCAGCAGGTTGCGGCCGACGATGGCCGAGGCCGCGCGCAAGGCGTCCAGCGGGCGGGCGTACGTCGTGAACGTGTCGGCGATGGAGGGCGTCTTCGGCCGCGGCTACAAGGGAGCGGGGCACCCGAACACCAACGCCGCCAAGGCCGCGATGAACATGGTGACGCGGACCAGCGCCCAGGAGATGTTCCAGACCGACGGCATCCTCATGACCTCGGTCGACACCGGCTGGATCACCGACGAACGTCCCCACTTCGACAAGCTGCGCCTGGCCGAGGAGGGCTTCCACGCCCCGCTCGACCTGGTCGACGGGGCTGCGCGGGTCTACGATCCGATTGTGCGCGGCGAGCAGGGCGAGGACCTGTACGGCGTCTTCCTGAAGGACTACGCGCCCGGTAAGTGGTGA
- a CDS encoding SDR family oxidoreductase: protein MTSSYAQDGLRGRAAVVTGGTRGIGRAVAGHLAAAGARVCVTARDAREVRRTAAELDGVGVSGDVGDPDHLREVVDTAVRAFGRLDVVVNNAATNQPYGPLMDADPEAWRTTFTVNVEAPLRLVQGAWRAWMREHGGSVVNICTEGAGHAGPNVGAYGTSKAALLHLTRQLAGELAPRVRVNSVSPGLVRTEMARFVWEPEEERVAAGLPLGRIGEPDDIARAVVWLASDAAGWITGADLLVDGGTRVRTAHSAREYAVHDMLRSYAPPRS, encoded by the coding sequence ATGACGTCGTCGTACGCGCAGGACGGGCTGCGGGGCCGGGCCGCCGTGGTGACCGGCGGGACCCGGGGCATCGGGCGCGCGGTCGCCGGGCATCTGGCCGCGGCGGGCGCACGGGTGTGCGTGACCGCCCGGGACGCGCGGGAGGTGCGGCGGACGGCGGCCGAGCTGGACGGGGTGGGCGTCAGCGGCGACGTCGGCGACCCGGACCATCTGCGGGAGGTCGTCGACACCGCCGTGCGGGCGTTCGGGCGGCTCGACGTCGTGGTCAACAACGCGGCGACCAACCAGCCCTACGGCCCGCTCATGGACGCCGACCCCGAGGCGTGGCGGACGACCTTCACCGTGAACGTCGAGGCACCGCTGCGGCTGGTGCAGGGCGCGTGGCGGGCGTGGATGCGGGAGCACGGCGGCTCGGTCGTCAACATCTGCACCGAGGGCGCCGGACACGCCGGACCGAACGTCGGCGCCTACGGCACCAGCAAGGCGGCCCTGCTGCACCTGACCCGGCAGCTCGCGGGCGAGCTGGCGCCGAGGGTGCGGGTGAACTCGGTCTCCCCCGGGCTGGTGCGCACCGAGATGGCCCGGTTCGTGTGGGAGCCCGAGGAGGAGCGGGTGGCCGCCGGTCTGCCGCTCGGGCGGATCGGCGAGCCCGACGACATCGCGCGGGCCGTGGTGTGGCTGGCCTCCGACGCGGCCGGGTGGATCACGGGCGCGGATCTGCTGGTGGACGGCGGCACACGCGTACGGACGGCGCACTCCGCACGGGAGTACGCCGTCCACGACATGCTTCGCTCATACGCACCACCTCGCTCATGA
- a CDS encoding inositol oxygenase family protein — translation MELRSVEELMDLLYACRSRHALRTAALLRRSRPADKELQLAGLVHDIGRLLCPGDESRGAEHAAAAVRSLLGERVYRLVRRDGRAREDDLTRLILADEESRTAGFDAGVLEDWRTVLELVAARNSRLGAVD, via the coding sequence ATGGAGCTGCGCAGTGTCGAGGAGCTGATGGATCTGCTGTACGCCTGCCGGAGTCGGCACGCGCTGCGCACCGCCGCCCTGCTGCGCCGCAGCCGCCCCGCCGACAAGGAGCTCCAGCTGGCGGGGCTGGTGCACGACATCGGACGGTTGCTGTGCCCCGGCGACGAGTCCCGCGGGGCCGAGCACGCCGCCGCGGCCGTGAGGTCCCTGCTCGGCGAGCGCGTCTACCGCCTCGTGCGCCGTGACGGACGCGCCCGCGAGGACGACTTGACGCGCCTGATCCTTGCTGACGAGGAGAGCCGGACCGCCGGGTTCGACGCCGGCGTCCTGGAGGACTGGCGTACCGTCCTGGAACTTGTCGCCGCCCGCAACTCCCGCCTGGGGGCTGTTGACTGA
- a CDS encoding permease — translation MDAILHALSLTGSMTWEITWALVLGFALSAVVQAVVRRSTVVRLLGDDRPRTLTLAAGLGAASSSCSYAAVALARSLFRKGADFTAAMAFEIASTNLVVELGIILALLMGWQFTLAEFTGGPIMIVVLAVLFRIFLRQRLLREAREQAGRGLAGSMEGHAAMDMSVGGEGSFVRRLLSRDGFTSVSHVFVMEWAAILRDLVVGLLIAGAIAAWVPDSFWQSLFLEGHPLAAKLVGPLIGPLVAIASFVCSIGNVPLAVVLWKGGISFGGVVAFIFADLLILPILNIYRKYYGPRMTVFLLVTFYAATVLAGYAVELVFGALGLVPDQGAAKIPDEGVSWNYTTWLNIAFLLLAAVLMWRFWRSGGPAMLRMMGGAPSEEGHEHAGHAHHDPHAQH, via the coding sequence ATGGACGCGATCCTCCACGCGCTCTCCCTCACCGGATCGATGACCTGGGAGATCACCTGGGCCCTGGTGCTCGGCTTCGCGCTGTCGGCCGTCGTGCAGGCGGTGGTTCGCAGGTCGACGGTCGTACGGCTGCTCGGCGACGACCGCCCCCGCACCCTCACCCTGGCGGCCGGCCTCGGCGCCGCCTCCTCGTCCTGCTCCTACGCGGCCGTGGCGCTGGCCCGCTCGCTGTTCCGCAAGGGCGCGGACTTCACCGCCGCCATGGCCTTCGAGATCGCCTCCACCAACCTCGTCGTCGAACTGGGCATCATCCTCGCCCTGTTGATGGGCTGGCAGTTCACCCTCGCCGAGTTCACCGGCGGTCCGATCATGATCGTGGTGCTGGCGGTGCTGTTCCGGATCTTCCTGCGGCAGCGCCTGCTGCGCGAGGCCCGCGAACAGGCCGGGCGCGGGCTCGCCGGCTCCATGGAGGGCCATGCCGCGATGGACATGTCGGTCGGCGGCGAGGGGTCGTTCGTACGGCGGCTCCTGTCCCGCGACGGCTTCACCTCCGTCTCCCACGTGTTCGTCATGGAGTGGGCGGCGATCCTGCGCGACCTGGTGGTCGGCCTGCTGATCGCGGGCGCGATCGCCGCCTGGGTGCCCGACTCCTTCTGGCAGTCCCTCTTCCTGGAGGGGCACCCGCTCGCCGCGAAGCTGGTCGGCCCGCTCATCGGTCCCCTGGTGGCGATCGCCTCGTTCGTCTGCTCCATCGGCAACGTGCCGCTGGCGGTGGTGCTGTGGAAGGGGGGCATCAGCTTCGGCGGCGTGGTCGCGTTCATCTTCGCGGACCTGCTGATCCTGCCGATCCTGAACATCTACCGGAAGTACTACGGCCCACGGATGACCGTCTTCCTGCTGGTCACCTTCTACGCGGCGACGGTCCTCGCCGGCTACGCGGTGGAACTGGTCTTCGGCGCCCTCGGACTCGTCCCCGACCAGGGCGCGGCGAAGATCCCCGACGAGGGCGTGTCGTGGAACTACACCACCTGGCTCAACATCGCCTTCCTGCTGCTCGCCGCGGTGCTCATGTGGCGGTTCTGGCGCAGCGGAGGGCCCGCGATGCTGCGCATGATGGGCGGAGCGCCGTCCGAGGAGGGCCACGAACACGCCGGGCACGCGCACCACGACCCGCACGCGCAGCACTGA